From bacterium, one genomic window encodes:
- a CDS encoding ABC transporter ATP-binding protein, producing the protein MKPLEIQELTVHYLTARGSVKALEKVFLELRSGEALGLVGESGCGKTTVAMAILGLLAPNAKILGGRILLEGRDLFSLDPETMRALRWKKVAMVFQAAMNALNPVHRVGEQILEAIRIHDGQITEQEALKRLEELCAMVGLDPARMKDYPHQFSGGMRQRAVIAMALSCHPSILIADEPTTALDVMVADQILGQLRRLQVDMGLSILYISHDISVIARSCDRMGVMYAGQIVEFGPTDEVLERPLHPYTQGLMRSYPQIQGPRKRLEPIPGEPPNLLDPPQGCRFCPRCPENGEICAPERPQWTEYRKDHFALCHRIRI; encoded by the coding sequence GAGGCTCCGTAAAAGCCCTGGAGAAGGTTTTCCTGGAGCTTAGATCCGGCGAAGCCTTGGGGCTTGTGGGGGAGTCAGGCTGCGGCAAGACCACAGTGGCCATGGCAATATTGGGGCTTCTGGCACCCAATGCTAAGATCCTGGGAGGAAGGATTCTTCTGGAAGGCAGGGATCTGTTTTCCCTGGACCCAGAGACCATGAGAGCTCTTAGATGGAAGAAAGTAGCCATGGTCTTCCAGGCTGCCATGAATGCCTTGAATCCTGTGCACAGAGTGGGAGAACAGATCCTGGAGGCAATACGAATCCATGACGGTCAGATAACAGAGCAGGAGGCTCTCAAGAGACTGGAAGAGCTTTGTGCCATGGTAGGGCTGGATCCTGCCCGAATGAAAGACTATCCACATCAGTTCAGCGGAGGAATGCGACAAAGAGCGGTCATAGCCATGGCCTTGTCCTGCCACCCTTCCATCCTCATCGCCGACGAGCCTACCACAGCATTGGATGTGATGGTGGCGGACCAGATTCTAGGACAGCTAAGGCGGCTGCAAGTTGACATGGGCCTTTCCATTCTGTACATATCCCACGACATCTCGGTCATCGCACGCTCATGCGACCGGATGGGAGTGATGTATGCCGGACAGATAGTGGAGTTCGGGCCCACGGATGAGGTCCTGGAACGTCCTCTTCATCCCTATACCCAAGGTTTGATGAGGTCTTATCCCCAGATCCAAGGCCCCAGGAAGAGACTGGAGCCCATTCCTGGGGAGCCCCCCAATCTTCTGGATCCTCCCCAAGGTTGTAGGTTCTGTCCCAGATGCCCTGAGAATGGAGAAATCTGTGCTCCTGAGAGGCCTCAATGGACAGAGTACCGCAAAGATCACTTTGCCCTGTGTCACAGGATTCGAATTTGA